In one Melopsittacus undulatus isolate bMelUnd1 chromosome 4, bMelUnd1.mat.Z, whole genome shotgun sequence genomic region, the following are encoded:
- the LOC101873668 gene encoding homeobox protein vex1, whose protein sequence is MTKAPFSVEWLSQSSQALKSTTAGSPHRPSSAGHRPASSSSPGLSDRSKQPPAGPRAGRGGRSRERPEAPFAAAKEAGGHPRGSQAWLTLFSPFRLSPGAGKRPCGAERSPPEGSPESSGSEEAGGKAGRRLRTAFSAEQVSTLESSFQRQQYLGAAERRKLAGRMQLSEVQIKTWFQNRRMKLKRQLQELRTEAFCNPPYGPQSSIVPLPLTYMAQPLPLLQQGAASEGFTLATIPAPNPELSSACRAQPVGFWAAPCFFGYGDPTAFLLGV, encoded by the exons ATGACCAAGGCCCCTTTCTCTGTGGAGTGGTTGTCCCAGAGCAGCCAGGCTCTAAAGAGCACCACCGCGGGCTCCCCGCACCGACCATCCTCCGCGGGCCACCGGCCCGCTTCCTCGTCCAGCCCCGGCTTGAGTGACCGGAGCAAGCAGCCGCCCGCCGGGCCGCGGGCCGGGAGAGGCGGCAGGAGCCGGGAGCGTCCGGAGGCACCCTTTGCTGCAG CGAAGGAGGCGGGTGGACACCCGAGAGGTTCCCAGGCCTGGCTGacccttttctctccctttcgCCTGTCCCCAGGAGCAGGCAAGCGACCGTGTGGAGCAGAGCGATCCCCGCCGGAGGGAAGTCCTGAGAGCTCGGGCTCCGAGGAGGCTGGCGGCAAGGCCGGCCGGCGGCTGCGCACTGCCTTTAGCGCCGAGCAGGTCAGCACCCTGGAAAGCTCCTTCCAGAGGCAGCAGTACCTGGGAGCGGCCGAGCGCCGCAAGCTGGCGGGCAGGATGCAGCTGTCGGAGGTGCAG aTCAAGACCTGGTTTCAGAACCGCCGGATGAAACTCAAGcggcagctgcaggagctgagaaCGGAGGCTTTCTGCAACCCACCTTATGGACCTCAGAGCAGCATTGTACCCTTGCCGCTCACGTACATGGCCCAACcacttcctctgctccagcaaggGGCTGCCTCCGAAGGCTTCACCTTGGCGACAATCCCGGCACCCAACCCGGAACTCAGCAgtgcctgcagagcacagcctgtAGGCTTTTGGGCAGCACCCTGCTTTTTTGGGTACGGGGACCCCACAGCTTTCTTGCTAGGTGTCTGA